The proteins below are encoded in one region of Polynucleobacter sp. AP-Nino-20-G2:
- the soxC gene encoding sulfite dehydrogenase: MEKPVNRARLVKAPEHFISQELIADINSNGLDEKRRGFLRNGFMSAISGAAVGLVAPYTMAAGEGDPAILEKQEWQTTLGKNVATMPYGVPSIYESNLIRRESPGLTRVSAASVAFTPLQGLFGTITPNGLHFERHHQGWYNINPETHRLMVNGLVKNPRVFTMNDLMRLPSISRTHFIECGANTGLEWGNVAVPTVQYTHGMLSCCEFTGVPLRVLLEECGADLKKGKFMLAEGGDGSGMTRTINLESCLNDAIVAWSMNGEMLRPENGFPLRLVVPGVQGVSWVKWLRRLEVGDAPWNSKDEAVHYIELMPNGDHRQYASIQECKSVITTPSGGQQLLDKGFYNVSGMAWSGRGKITRVDVSFDGGNNWRTARLETPVLTKSITRFNIDWVWDGSPAILQSRAMDDTGYIQPSIKTLRNVRGTRSIYHNNAIQSWKLDSNGEVSNVQVG, encoded by the coding sequence ATCGAAAAGCCGGTTAATCGAGCTCGCTTGGTTAAGGCGCCTGAACACTTTATTTCTCAAGAGCTTATTGCCGACATCAATTCCAATGGCTTAGATGAAAAGCGCCGTGGTTTCTTGCGCAATGGATTTATGTCTGCCATAAGCGGAGCCGCAGTTGGTCTAGTAGCTCCGTATACGATGGCGGCAGGCGAGGGTGATCCAGCCATCCTAGAGAAGCAAGAATGGCAAACGACTCTTGGTAAGAATGTCGCAACAATGCCTTATGGAGTGCCCTCTATTTATGAGTCAAATCTTATTCGTCGAGAGTCTCCAGGCTTAACGCGCGTATCCGCAGCATCAGTTGCCTTCACGCCCTTGCAGGGTTTATTTGGCACCATCACTCCTAATGGATTGCATTTTGAGCGGCATCATCAAGGTTGGTACAACATCAATCCTGAAACGCACCGTCTCATGGTGAATGGCTTGGTGAAGAACCCGCGTGTCTTTACGATGAATGACTTGATGCGCTTGCCCTCTATTTCACGTACGCACTTCATTGAATGCGGTGCCAATACTGGATTAGAGTGGGGGAACGTTGCTGTTCCTACGGTTCAATACACACATGGCATGCTTTCTTGCTGCGAGTTCACTGGCGTTCCTTTGAGGGTGTTGCTTGAGGAGTGTGGCGCTGACCTCAAAAAAGGCAAGTTCATGCTCGCGGAAGGTGGCGATGGTTCCGGCATGACTCGCACCATCAATTTGGAGAGTTGCCTTAATGACGCAATTGTTGCGTGGAGCATGAATGGCGAAATGTTGCGCCCCGAAAATGGCTTTCCTTTGCGCCTCGTCGTTCCTGGCGTTCAAGGGGTGAGCTGGGTCAAATGGCTGCGTCGACTGGAGGTAGGTGATGCCCCATGGAACTCAAAGGATGAAGCGGTTCACTATATTGAACTCATGCCAAACGGTGATCACCGTCAATATGCATCGATACAAGAGTGCAAATCCGTTATTACCACCCCATCCGGTGGTCAGCAATTACTAGATAAGGGTTTCTATAACGTGAGTGGCATGGCTTGGTCTGGACGCGGAAAAATTACACGGGTGGACGTATCTTTTGATGGCGGCAATAACTGGCGTACGGCTCGCCTGGAAACTCCGGTGCTTACAAAGTCTATTACCCGCTTCAATATTGATTGGGTTTGGGATGGCTCACCAGCCATTCTGCAATCTAGAGCTATGGATGACACTGGGTATATTCAGCCCTCGATCAAAACCCTTCGCAATGTTCGTGGCACTCGATCGATTTATCACAATAATGCAATTCAATCATGGAAATTGGATTCAAACGGCGAGGTGAGCAATGTTCAAGTTGGATAA
- a CDS encoding metalloregulator ArsR/SmtB family transcription factor: MNPKSKVKKATSNLPPEAMEKIFVQVAEYFNVLSEPSRLRIMYVICGGEKSVSEVLELCGSSQANVSRHLSALHKAGILLRRKEGTTVFYSIADSATVEMCQTVCAKIAESLH, from the coding sequence ATGAACCCTAAATCTAAAGTAAAGAAGGCTACAAGCAATCTCCCTCCAGAGGCGATGGAGAAGATTTTTGTACAAGTGGCCGAGTACTTCAATGTCTTATCAGAGCCATCGCGCCTACGAATCATGTATGTGATCTGCGGTGGAGAGAAATCTGTTTCTGAGGTTCTTGAATTGTGTGGATCTAGCCAGGCAAATGTTTCTCGTCATCTTTCAGCGCTGCATAAGGCAGGCATCCTGCTTAGGCGCAAAGAGGGCACAACAGTCTTTTACTCAATTGCCGATAGCGCTACTGTCGAGATGTGTCAAACGGTATGCGCCAAGATTGCTGAAAGTTTGCATTAA